From Variovorax sp. PMC12, the proteins below share one genomic window:
- a CDS encoding Lrp/AsnC family transcriptional regulator: MNIDKKDRLILEALQADARQSLAALGKRIGLSQPAMSERVRKLEEAGVIEGYGARVNLRALGVGLQAIIRIETTHAGIARYLKLFEAMPEVLSADRVTGEDCFIVRCAIAEPADLERVVDALAVDGAVTTSLVLSSPVNKHVTVHAARPPKK; this comes from the coding sequence ATGAACATCGACAAGAAAGACCGGCTGATCCTCGAAGCGCTGCAGGCCGATGCACGGCAGAGCCTGGCCGCGCTGGGCAAGCGCATCGGCCTGTCGCAGCCGGCCATGAGCGAGCGGGTGCGCAAACTGGAGGAAGCGGGCGTGATCGAAGGCTACGGCGCGCGCGTCAACCTGCGCGCGCTGGGCGTGGGCCTGCAGGCCATCATTCGCATCGAGACCACGCATGCGGGCATCGCCCGCTACCTGAAGCTGTTCGAGGCCATGCCCGAAGTGCTGAGCGCCGACCGCGTCACAGGGGAAGACTGCTTCATCGTGCGCTGCGCGATCGCGGAGCCGGCGGACCTGGAGCGCGTGGTCGACGCGCTGGCGGTCGACGGCGCGGTGACCACGTCGCTGGTGCTGTCGAGCCCGGTCAACAAGCACGTCACCGTGCATGCGGCCCGGCCGCCGAAGAAGTAG